A stretch of Candidatus Brocadiaceae bacterium DNA encodes these proteins:
- the sodC gene encoding superoxide dismutase [Cu-Zn] SodC, with product MNTFLIRAIVSFLFILFVVRVAAADKVEIPIHKTSTTGQGEKIGNVIAEDTPYGLLLTPSLKGLPPGPHGFHIHQNPDCSPKEEEGKMVPGLCAGGHYDPANTGKHLGPYQYQKGHLGDLPVLLVDSKGEANTPLLAPRISVSDLKGRSLMIHAGGDNYSDIPQKLGGGGARIACGIVP from the coding sequence ATGAATACTTTTCTTATCAGAGCCATAGTGAGTTTTTTATTTATACTTTTTGTTGTACGAGTAGCTGCTGCAGATAAAGTAGAAATTCCCATCCACAAGACTTCTACAACGGGACAGGGGGAAAAAATTGGCAACGTTATTGCAGAAGACACTCCTTATGGTCTTTTGTTAACTCCTTCCTTGAAAGGTCTTCCCCCCGGACCACATGGATTCCATATTCATCAGAATCCTGACTGTAGTCCAAAAGAAGAAGAGGGAAAGATGGTGCCTGGATTATGTGCAGGTGGTCACTATGACCCGGCAAATACCGGAAAACACTTGGGCCCCTATCAATATCAAAAAGGTCATCTGGGCGATTTGCCTGTTTTGTTGGTAGATTCTAAAGGAGAGGCAAATACTCCCCTATTAGCTCCCCGGATTAGCGTTTCTGATTTAAAGGGGCGCTCCTTGATGATACATGCAGGCGGAGATAATTACTCAGATATACCCCAAAAGCTTGGTGGTGGTGGTGCACGTATAGCTTGTGGAATTGTTCCTTAA
- a CDS encoding MBL fold metallo-hydrolase encodes MQQEQYVCAVCGFNMVGYYPEKCPFCGATRGHFITSQECSSRFRVKGFPVNEKVTRLNSVPPLGLEHSAYRIETKNKSYWIDCPSSFDSALQPVDVITFTHHHFLGASNLYREHFSSRVRIHKLDAVHKICEAFAFDEMFVENFSEDGIDAFHVDGHTPGFTFYIFGDVLLICDYVFLKGEEMKFNPYGPERNTREGGKKIQGIIGNRKIAIVCGFNYVVDYAGWKVRFDALCV; translated from the coding sequence ATGCAGCAAGAGCAATATGTATGTGCCGTTTGCGGCTTTAACATGGTGGGATATTACCCTGAAAAATGCCCCTTCTGCGGCGCGACAAGAGGGCATTTTATTACATCACAGGAATGTTCCTCGCGTTTTCGGGTGAAGGGTTTTCCTGTTAATGAAAAGGTGACACGACTTAATTCCGTTCCACCGCTTGGCCTGGAACATTCAGCTTACCGTATTGAAACAAAAAACAAGAGCTACTGGATTGATTGTCCGTCATCCTTTGATAGTGCCCTTCAACCGGTGGATGTCATTACCTTTACCCATCACCATTTTCTTGGCGCATCGAACCTGTATCGGGAACATTTCTCCTCCCGAGTGCGTATCCATAAGCTGGATGCTGTCCACAAGATTTGTGAGGCGTTTGCCTTTGATGAAATGTTTGTAGAAAATTTTTCAGAAGATGGCATCGATGCATTTCACGTAGATGGCCATACTCCTGGATTTACCTTCTACATCTTTGGAGACGTCCTCCTGATATGCGATTATGTATTTTTAAAGGGAGAGGAAATGAAATTCAACCCTTACGGACCAGAAAGGAATACCAGAGAAGGCGGCAAAAAAATTCAAGGCATTATCGGGAATAGGAAAATAGCTATTGTGTGCGGGTTTAATTATGTGGTTGATTATGCAGGATGGAAGGTGCGATTCGACGCTCTTTGTGTGTGA